Proteins encoded in a region of the Streptococcus sanguinis genome:
- the rfbD gene encoding dTDP-4-dehydrorhamnose reductase, translated as MILITGANGQLGTELRYLLDERNEEYVAVDVAEMDITNAQMVDKVFAEVKPSLVYHCAAYTAVDAAEDEGKELDYAINVTGTENVAKAAEAHGATLVYISTDYVFDGQKPVGEEWEVDDRPDPQTEYGRTKRMGEELVEKYSSRFYIIRTAWVFGNYGKNFVFTMQNLAKTHKTLTVVNDQHGRPTWTRTLAEFMTHLAENQKEFGYYHLSNDAAEDTTWYDFALEILKDTDVEVQPVDSSKFPAKAKRPFNSTMSLTKAKATGFVIPTWQDALKEFYKQEKKQ; from the coding sequence ATGATTTTAATTACAGGTGCGAATGGACAGCTGGGTACAGAGCTCCGCTATCTTTTAGATGAGCGCAATGAAGAGTATGTGGCTGTTGATGTGGCGGAAATGGATATTACCAATGCGCAAATGGTGGACAAGGTCTTTGCGGAAGTCAAGCCAAGCTTGGTTTATCACTGCGCGGCTTATACTGCAGTTGATGCGGCTGAGGACGAAGGAAAAGAGCTGGACTATGCCATCAATGTGACCGGGACCGAAAATGTTGCAAAAGCAGCAGAAGCACACGGAGCGACCTTGGTCTACATCTCAACAGACTATGTCTTTGACGGACAAAAGCCTGTCGGAGAGGAATGGGAAGTAGATGACCGGCCGGATCCACAGACAGAGTATGGCCGTACCAAGCGCATGGGTGAGGAGCTGGTTGAGAAATATTCCAGCCGTTTCTATATTATCCGTACTGCCTGGGTCTTTGGTAACTACGGTAAAAACTTTGTCTTTACCATGCAAAATCTTGCTAAGACGCACAAAACTCTGACTGTAGTCAATGACCAGCATGGCCGTCCGACTTGGACTCGTACGCTGGCTGAATTTATGACTCATCTGGCTGAGAATCAAAAGGAATTTGGTTATTACCATCTGTCTAATGATGCGGCTGAGGACACCACTTGGTATGACTTTGCATTGGAAATTCTCAAAGATACAGATGTGGAAGTCCAGCCGGTTGATTCCAGCAAATTCCCTGCCAAGGCTAAGCGGCCTTTCAACTCAACTATGAGCCTGACCAAGGCTAAGGCGACAGGCTTTGTCATTCCGACTTGGCAGGATGCCTTAAAAGAGTTTTACAAGCAAGAGAAGAAACAGTAA
- a CDS encoding GBS Bsp-like repeat-containing protein gives MKSKELVYLASTAILLAATANVAKAEEHTIAESEVLKTERSVSSQNQTVNAAASQSSNQPTVAVSSAEQSVQAVKQEEEATNATGTAIESGGAAQSVPVETQVASAKPEGQSQPDANASNQNETAADQSAKASSSVADSAIASEPKASPAVASAPKASSAGKTVFYNAGSKAQAARGNSQAEIKGTSFVDVSSHNGHISVDDYRKLAQQGVGGVVVKLTEGTHYTNPFAESQVRNAQGAGLQVSTYAFSHYTNDEEARAEARYYVAFANRLGLPKNTVMVNDMEDPKMQNGINQHTQAWADEMRRLGYSNLMYYTSASWLDQNNLRSKGPVNTSQFGYSNFWVAQYPSSNLNLDGAKSLKYNSGAGAWQFTAQAQLLAGKHVFDHSVDYTGRFTQQSALAKQPLKGNISIQNKNNFNGSFDVVISNVSAPYGVSVVSVPVWSEANGQDDIIWYTATQQANGSYKVSVDSSRHKDSVGKYNVHLYYVRNDGQLVGVGGTTTNVSVIKPQGKISIQNRNSETGDFDIVVSGISSPGGLKTVSLPTWSEANGQDDIKWYNAERQADGTYRKRVRISDHNNVQGEYNVHLYYVQNDGRLVGVSGTKTTVSLGKPKGTISIQNRNKETGDFDIVVSGISSPGGLKEVSLPTWSEANGQDDIKWYNAERQADGTYRKRVRLSDHKNVEGEYNVHLYYVQNDGSLVGVSGTKTTISIEKPKVQGKISIQNRNSETGDFDIVVSDIVSPGGLKNVSLPTWSEANGQDDIKWYNAERQADGTYRKRVRVSDHKNVEGEYNIHLYYVQDDGKLVGAGGIKTNVSLGKPKGNISIQNKNNVNGSFDVVISNVSAPYEVSVVSVPVWSEANGQDDIIWYTATHQANGTYKVTVESSKHKDSVGKYHIHLYYVRNDGQLVGVGGTTTNVSAVKPQGKISIQNRNSETGDFDIVVSDIVSPGGLKTVSLPTWSEANGQDDIKWYNAERQPDGTYKKRVRASDHNNVQGEYNVHLYYVQNDGKLVGAGGIKTNVSISKPQGKISIQNKNNDTGEFDIVVSGIVAPEGLKTVYLPTWSEANGQDDIQWYTADRQADGTYRKHVYARDHKNNAGEYNVHLYYLNNQNQLQGAGGEKTSISVNRPQSASQRDRVLAAAAAMVGVRGGSAEHQRLVNDYNSVRPLPVGYAVKNTDDWCDIFTTVIFQREGLSDLIGRECGVERHIHIFQRLGIWNEDGNSTPSAGDIITFNWDKDTQQNDGWADHIGIVEKVENGIIHTIEGNSNNVVKRNTYRIGHGNIRGFATPRYK, from the coding sequence TTGAAATCGAAAGAATTAGTTTATTTAGCGAGTACGGCTATTTTGCTGGCAGCGACTGCCAATGTTGCAAAAGCCGAGGAACATACTATCGCTGAGTCAGAAGTTTTAAAAACAGAAAGGTCTGTTAGTTCCCAGAATCAGACAGTGAATGCGGCCGCATCACAATCGTCTAATCAGCCGACTGTAGCAGTATCATCTGCAGAACAGTCAGTTCAAGCTGTTAAGCAAGAGGAGGAAGCAACGAACGCTACAGGAACAGCTATTGAGTCTGGAGGAGCAGCTCAATCAGTTCCTGTAGAAACTCAGGTAGCTTCTGCTAAGCCAGAAGGGCAAAGTCAGCCAGATGCAAATGCTTCTAATCAGAATGAAACTGCAGCTGATCAGTCAGCAAAAGCAAGTTCTTCTGTTGCAGATTCTGCTATTGCCTCAGAGCCCAAGGCTAGTCCTGCAGTAGCATCAGCACCAAAAGCTAGTAGTGCTGGAAAAACTGTATTTTATAATGCGGGGTCAAAGGCTCAGGCAGCCCGCGGGAATTCCCAAGCGGAGATTAAAGGCACATCCTTTGTAGATGTCAGCAGCCACAATGGCCATATCAGCGTAGACGACTACCGTAAATTAGCCCAGCAAGGGGTTGGCGGTGTCGTTGTCAAACTGACAGAAGGCACCCATTACACTAATCCATTTGCTGAGTCTCAAGTGAGAAATGCGCAGGGAGCTGGTTTACAAGTATCGACCTATGCCTTCTCGCACTATACTAACGATGAAGAAGCGAGAGCAGAAGCTCGTTATTACGTTGCCTTTGCTAATAGACTAGGCCTGCCTAAAAACACAGTCATGGTCAATGACATGGAAGATCCCAAAATGCAAAATGGGATTAACCAGCATACCCAGGCTTGGGCGGATGAGATGCGCAGACTGGGTTATTCTAACCTGATGTATTATACCAGTGCCAGCTGGCTGGATCAAAATAATCTTCGCAGCAAGGGACCGGTTAATACATCGCAATTTGGCTATAGCAACTTCTGGGTGGCTCAGTATCCGTCTTCTAATTTAAATCTTGATGGAGCTAAATCTCTCAAATACAATAGTGGTGCTGGAGCATGGCAGTTTACAGCTCAGGCTCAGCTGTTAGCTGGCAAACATGTATTTGACCATAGCGTTGATTACACTGGGAGATTTACCCAGCAGTCTGCTCTTGCTAAGCAGCCTTTAAAGGGTAACATCAGTATTCAGAATAAGAATAATTTCAACGGCAGCTTTGATGTTGTGATTTCAAATGTTTCTGCTCCTTATGGAGTGTCTGTTGTTAGTGTCCCGGTTTGGTCTGAAGCTAATGGCCAAGACGATATTATCTGGTACACAGCCACTCAGCAGGCCAATGGTAGTTATAAAGTTTCTGTTGATTCTAGCAGACATAAGGATTCAGTTGGCAAGTACAATGTCCATCTCTACTATGTCCGCAACGACGGCCAATTAGTCGGTGTTGGCGGTACTACAACTAATGTATCTGTCATCAAGCCACAGGGCAAAATCAGCATTCAGAATCGTAACAGCGAAACTGGTGATTTTGATATTGTTGTTTCAGGTATTTCATCTCCGGGTGGTCTCAAGACTGTTTCTCTGCCGACTTGGTCAGAGGCCAATGGTCAAGATGATATCAAGTGGTACAATGCAGAACGTCAGGCTGACGGCACTTATCGTAAGCGGGTACGCATAAGCGACCACAATAATGTGCAGGGCGAGTACAATGTCCATCTCTACTATGTTCAAAATGACGGCCGCTTGGTTGGTGTAAGCGGTACTAAAACGACCGTTTCTCTTGGGAAACCTAAGGGCACCATCAGTATTCAAAATCGAAACAAAGAAACTGGCGATTTTGATATTGTGGTTTCAGGTATTTCATCTCCGGGCGGTCTGAAGGAAGTTTCCCTGCCAACTTGGTCTGAGGCTAACGGCCAAGATGATATCAAATGGTACAACGCTGAGCGTCAAGCTGATGGCACCTATCGTAAGCGTGTCCGTCTGAGCGATCACAAAAATGTTGAGGGTGAGTACAATGTGCATCTCTATTATGTGCAAAATGATGGCAGCTTGGTAGGTGTAAGTGGCACTAAAACGACTATTTCTATAGAAAAACCAAAAGTTCAAGGCAAAATCAGTATTCAGAATCGCAACAGCGAAACTGGCGATTTTGATATTGTGGTTTCAGATATCGTATCTCCAGGCGGTCTCAAGAATGTTTCCCTGCCAACTTGGTCAGAGGCCAATGGCCAAGATGATATCAAGTGGTACAATGCAGAACGTCAGGCTGACGGTACTTATCGGAAACGAGTTCGTGTGAGTGATCACAAAAATGTTGAGGGCGAGTACAATATTCATCTCTACTATGTGCAAGATGATGGCAAGCTGGTTGGTGCTGGTGGCATAAAGACTAATGTTTCTCTAGGTAAGCCAAAGGGCAACATCAGTATTCAAAATAAGAATAATGTCAACGGCAGTTTCGATGTTGTGATTTCAAACGTTTCTGCCCCTTATGAAGTGTCTGTTGTCAGTGTTCCGGTTTGGTCTGAAGCTAACGGTCAAGATGATATTATTTGGTATACAGCTACTCATCAGGCTAATGGTACCTATAAAGTTACTGTTGAATCTAGTAAACATAAAGACTCAGTTGGTAAGTATCATATCCATCTTTACTATGTCCGTAACGACGGGCAGTTAGTCGGTGTTGGTGGTACTACAACCAATGTGTCAGCAGTTAAACCACAGGGCAAAATCAGTATCCAAAATCGTAACAGCGAAACTGGCGATTTTGATATTGTGGTTTCAGATATTGTATCTCCAGGCGGTCTCAAGACTGTTTCCCTGCCAACTTGGTCAGAGGCCAATGGTCAGGATGATATCAAGTGGTACAACGCTGAACGTCAGCCGGATGGTACCTATAAGAAGCGAGTTCGTGCGAGCGACCATAACAACGTTCAGGGCGAATATAATGTCCATCTCTACTATGTCCAAAATGATGGCAAGCTAGTAGGAGCAGGTGGCATCAAGACCAATGTTTCTATCAGTAAGCCGCAGGGTAAAATCAGTATCCAAAATAAGAATAATGATACTGGAGAGTTTGATATTGTAGTATCAGGCATTGTGGCACCAGAAGGTCTCAAGACAGTTTACCTGCCGACTTGGTCAGAAGCGAATGGTCAAGATGATATCCAATGGTACACAGCGGATCGTCAGGCTGATGGCACTTATCGTAAGCATGTATATGCGCGTGACCATAAGAATAATGCAGGCGAATACAATGTTCACTTGTATTACTTAAATAATCAAAATCAGCTGCAGGGAGCTGGTGGAGAAAAGACCTCTATCTCCGTGAACCGTCCTCAGTCAGCTAGTCAGCGAGACCGTGTTCTTGCGGCGGCAGCTGCTATGGTAGGTGTCAGGGGAGGCAGTGCTGAGCATCAGCGCTTGGTCAACGATTATAACAGTGTCAGACCGTTGCCAGTTGGCTATGCTGTGAAAAACACAGATGACTGGTGCGACATTTTCACGACGGTTATTTTCCAAAGAGAGGGCTTGAGCGATCTTATCGGCCGCGAGTGCGGTGTTGAGCGCCATATTCATATTTTCCAAAGACTAGGCATCTGGAATGAAGATGGCAATTCGACGCCTAGCGCAGGTGATATCATCACCTTTAACTGGGACAAAGATACCCAGCAAAACGATGGCTGGGCTGATCATATCGGTATTGTCGAAAAAGTCGAAAATGGCATCATTCACACGATTGAAGGCAACAGCAATAACGTAGTTAAACGCAATACTTACCGCATCGGTCATGGAAATATCCGTGGTTTTGCGACACCTCGTTATAAATAA
- a CDS encoding glucosyltransferase domain-containing protein — protein sequence MIFQKRFSDFKNYLLLNKSSALVIFIIYSVVNINIGLAEYPYIDDIGRQLQGYSKFSEHYSRYLSEYAARLIQGGDHLTELGLTSNILSACFLTLASLILLFVLYPNKKISFITASVSTIIGINPWFLEPLSFRFDNPFMTLSILVSIIPFIFWDNKKIFGVMSVVGIFLMCNSYQASSGVYIMITMTLIFLELLQGNYFKEKIPKIFISMLSYVIGLVLYRIQIFIKPPIFADQADIPKGLEMIKIIGVNATGYLNNIFFQSSTIWVLLTIIAIFLLTISVIRLSSTKFLLNFIYMLIWLSLGSVFSYGTYLILSNPYYLMRPRYEYGFGIFLAIILIVSLECVEKSKILRRGKSFVSGLLVFYFLSFSFTYVSSLKQQNEMFKAQSILLASSLNKYITPEKTVINVNRFLSDSPVFSNTASVYPMLKSLIMPNTNVSWDMTLRFNSITNLNVDFKLIDIANIDFSSENYTLLEETKLYNIYLGNNELFVIMK from the coding sequence ATGATTTTCCAGAAACGTTTTTCTGATTTTAAAAACTATCTTCTTTTAAATAAATCGTCTGCCCTAGTTATTTTTATTATTTATTCAGTAGTCAATATTAATATCGGTTTAGCTGAGTATCCCTATATTGATGATATTGGAAGACAATTACAAGGCTATTCAAAATTCTCTGAACATTATTCAAGATATTTAAGTGAGTATGCCGCTCGATTAATACAAGGTGGGGATCATCTGACAGAACTAGGCTTGACTTCAAATATTCTGTCAGCTTGTTTTTTAACTTTAGCGAGCTTAATTTTATTGTTTGTCTTATATCCCAATAAGAAGATTTCTTTTATAACAGCATCTGTTTCAACTATTATAGGGATTAATCCGTGGTTTTTAGAGCCATTAAGTTTTAGATTTGACAATCCTTTTATGACTTTAAGTATATTAGTTTCCATCATTCCATTTATTTTCTGGGATAATAAAAAAATATTTGGAGTTATGTCAGTTGTTGGTATATTCTTAATGTGCAATTCATACCAAGCTTCTTCTGGAGTGTACATTATGATAACCATGACGCTAATATTTTTAGAATTATTGCAAGGAAATTATTTTAAAGAAAAAATCCCTAAAATTTTCATCTCAATGTTGTCATATGTAATTGGTTTGGTTTTATATCGTATACAAATTTTTATAAAGCCTCCTATTTTTGCTGATCAAGCTGATATTCCAAAGGGATTAGAGATGATTAAAATAATTGGGGTGAATGCTACAGGATATTTGAACAATATATTTTTTCAAAGTTCAACTATCTGGGTTTTATTAACGATAATTGCTATATTTCTCTTAACTATCAGTGTGATTCGCTTATCCAGTACTAAATTCCTTTTAAACTTTATTTACATGCTGATTTGGCTAAGTTTAGGAAGTGTATTTAGTTATGGAACTTATTTGATTTTGTCTAATCCTTATTATCTTATGAGACCAAGATATGAATATGGTTTCGGAATTTTTTTAGCGATTATCTTAATTGTTAGCTTAGAGTGCGTTGAAAAGAGTAAAATTCTACGTAGAGGGAAGTCCTTCGTCTCGGGATTATTAGTTTTTTATTTCTTATCTTTCTCTTTTACTTATGTAAGCAGTTTAAAACAACAAAATGAAATGTTCAAAGCGCAGAGCATATTGCTAGCTTCCTCTCTAAACAAGTACATTACACCCGAAAAAACAGTTATTAATGTGAATCGCTTTCTTTCTGATTCGCCAGTATTTAGCAATACAGCTTCTGTTTATCCAATGTTAAAAAGTTTGATTATGCCAAATACAAATGTTTCTTGGGATATGACATTGAGATTTAATAGCATAACGAACTTAAACGTCGATTTCAAATTAATTGATATTGCTAATATAGATTTTAGTAGTGAAAATTATACATTACTTGAAGAAACAAAGTTATATAATATTTATCTTGGAAATAATGAATTATTTGTTATCATGAAGTAG
- the tpiA gene encoding triose-phosphate isomerase, protein MSRKPFIAGNWKMNKNPEEAKAFVEAVAAKLPSSDLVEAGIAAPALDLTTVLAAAKGSNLKVAAQNAYFEDAGAFTGENSPKVLAEVGVDYIVIGHSERRDYFHETDQDINKKAHAIFRNGLVPIICCGESLETYEAGKAVDFVGAQVSAALKDLTAEQVASLVIAYEPIWAIGTGKSATQDDAQKMCKAVRDVVAADFGQEVADKIRVQYGGSVKPENVASYMACPDVDGALVGGASLEAESFLALLDFVK, encoded by the coding sequence ATGTCACGTAAACCATTTATTGCTGGTAACTGGAAAATGAACAAAAATCCTGAAGAAGCAAAGGCTTTTGTAGAAGCGGTTGCTGCTAAGCTACCTTCTTCAGATTTGGTAGAAGCTGGTATCGCTGCTCCAGCACTTGATTTGACAACTGTTTTGGCAGCAGCTAAAGGAAGCAATCTTAAAGTTGCAGCCCAAAACGCTTACTTTGAAGATGCTGGTGCCTTCACTGGTGAAAACAGCCCTAAAGTTCTTGCAGAAGTTGGAGTTGACTACATCGTTATCGGTCACTCAGAACGCCGCGATTATTTCCATGAAACAGACCAAGACATCAACAAAAAAGCGCACGCTATCTTCCGCAATGGTCTAGTGCCAATCATCTGCTGTGGTGAATCGCTTGAAACTTACGAAGCTGGTAAAGCTGTAGATTTCGTTGGTGCTCAAGTATCAGCTGCTTTGAAAGACTTGACTGCTGAGCAAGTTGCATCATTGGTTATCGCTTATGAGCCAATCTGGGCTATCGGTACTGGTAAGTCAGCAACTCAAGACGACGCTCAAAAGATGTGTAAAGCAGTTCGTGACGTTGTTGCAGCTGACTTTGGTCAAGAAGTAGCAGACAAGATTCGCGTTCAGTACGGCGGTTCTGTAAAACCTGAAAATGTTGCGTCTTACATGGCTTGTCCAGATGTTGACGGTGCTCTTGTTGGTGGTGCATCACTTGAAGCTGAAAGCTTCTTAGCATTGCTTGATTTTGTAAAATAA